The proteins below are encoded in one region of Equus caballus isolate H_3958 breed thoroughbred chromosome 18, TB-T2T, whole genome shotgun sequence:
- the C18H2orf66 gene encoding uncharacterized protein C2orf66 homolog yields MPKACLLLCVALVLLGLVHGAMLRNEEKWKSLNNPRNRDLFFRTLQAYFKGRGLDLVRFPNTFSVNENPRPLSFRSELIASAFADYEEQKNSFPDYLKAEVSPQRRRLAIFKLPMKHLIRKIQPWPWLNFCVIFFPSIFLSICNDFILISRFRYKWLELWDICDLRAYVWCFFPFYNHKY; encoded by the exons TTGCCCTGGTGCTGCTTGGGCTTGTGCATGGAGCGATgctgagaaatgaagagaaatggaagtCACTCAACAACCCCAGAAACCGAGATCTT tTTTTCAGAACCCTTCAGGCATATTTTAAGGGAAGAGGTCTTGATCTTGTGAGGTTTCCAAATACTTTCTCCGTGAATGAAAATCCCAGACCACTCTCTTTCCGGTCAGAACTTATTGCTTCTGCATTTGCAGATTATGAAGAGCAGAAAAACTCCTTTCCCGATTACCTCAAGGCTGAAGTTTCTCCTCAGCGCAG gCGTCTGGCTATTTTCAAACTACCGATGAAGCATCTCATTAGAAAAATTCAACCATGGCCATGGCTAAacttttgtgtgatttttttcccctccattttttTGTCAATTTGTAATGATTTTATTCTGATTTCCAGATTTAGATATAAATGGCTTGAGCTGTGGGACATATGTGACTTACGTGCATatgtttggtgtttttttccaTTCTATAACCATAAATACTGA